The genomic window ACGTGACCATGCAGTTCACATTTTTCTGAGCTTTAAACCAGAAAAGAAACCCGAAGTAAAAACATGGATTGCCAAGTTTGCGACGACCAAAATTACTTCAGCAAAAAGTCAGTTAAACGCTTCCGAGGAATACAAAATCAGTAAAACTGATGCCGGATTATTTTATCACTTTGCCCTATCAGCATCGGGCTACAATTATCTGGAAGTGCCTAAAAGCAAGCAGCCTCATGGCTCTAAACTTCAAAACCGCCCCGACACAGTACCGTCTCCCACTGGAGAACCTGCACCATTTTATGCCGACAGCTTTCAAAAGGGGATGAAAAGCCGCCAGGAAGTGCTTTTAGATCCATCGGTTGACACCTGGGACGATGGATTTAAAAACCCTATTGATGCGGTGATTATTTTAGCGGCGGACAGTCCAGCAGATTTAGCTAACGCGCAACTAGAAATTAGTAAAGAGTTAGCAGACATTGGAGCGATCGCAACTATCGAAACTGGATTGACCCTGCGGCGCAAGTTTGAGACTACAGTAAATGGCACGGATATTCAAAAACAATTTGGCAATGTCGTCGAGCATTTTGGCTACGCCGATGGTGTAAGCCAACCCGCCTTTTTGAAAAAGCAGCTTGAAGGAGTCAGCAAGAAATACTGGCAAAATCCTGGAGCGCCGCTTAAACTGGTGTTGATTGACGATCCCAATGGTACGCCATCGGTAAGTTTTGGTAGCTTTTTAGTTTTCCGCAAACTCGAACAAAATGTCAAAGGGTTTAAGACCGCCGAAGCCAAACTCGCCCTTAGTCTAGGCTTACCAAAGGAACTAGGCGGAGCAATGGCTGTCGGGCGTTATGAAGATGGGACACCTCTAGTTTTGCAACCCGGTGATGGTGGTTGGGCAGAATCTACCAACCCCACTATTCCTAATGATTTCAACTATAGTGGCGATCCCGATGCTCTCAAATGTCCTTTCCATGCCCATATCCGCAAGAGCAATCCCCGATTAGAATCGGTAGGATCTTTTGCCGAAAGTAACGAAGTAGAACTGGGACATCGGATTGCTCGTCGGGGGATTACCTACGGCGGACCCTTAAGTACAAGCTCCGATCTTGAGGAGCTACCAACGGGCGGTGTAGGGCTACTATTTATGTGCTATCAGTCCGATATTTGGGAACAGTTTGAGTTTATTCAACGCTTGTGGTGCAATAATCCTAATTTTCTCGAACCAGGAAAATCTGACATTACCAGTACGCCAGCTAATCCCAACTACGACAAAACTGGGCTTGATGCCGTGATTGGACAACAGCAGGGCGAAAAGTTCGATCCAGTAATTGGTGAAGCACCGCGATCGCCCCAAAACTGGCCCAAAGAATGGGGAAAACCAACCCATAAGCCAACCATTGAACCAGAAAATCAATTTGGTCAATTTGTAACCCTCAAAGGTGGCGAATACTTCTTTTCTCCTTCAATTACATTTTTGAAAACCTTACCAAGTTTGACCTTTGAGGAAGAACCGTCAGAAATAGATTGTTGAAAATCAACAGATACTATTCTCCCAAGACGTAAACGAGAAAAAAATTTCACTTACAGCAATTTGCGCTTAGGTAAACTACTAGGCTTTACTTCAGCGCAAAGCGCTGTAACTTGGGGCTAAAAACTGCAAGGAGCTTTTTAAACACCTCTGAGATTAGGTCATAAATGCAACGAGTAAGGTTTTCGTATTCATTAGCAATTCCATAATCGCCTTGAAGGAGAAACAACTATGCCATTAAAAAAATTAGTTACATCTAACAATCCCAATCAAGACAATTCGGCAATTGGTGACATTCAGGAAAACACATTTTCTCGCGATGCTCTATCTAGATTTGTGTTTAACACTCTTGAAGA from Synechocystis sp. PCC 7509 includes these protein-coding regions:
- a CDS encoding Dyp-type peroxidase, with product MPLSLNSNFEPIDQNQPIYQDFLEDLQGNILNGHGRDHAVHIFLSFKPEKKPEVKTWIAKFATTKITSAKSQLNASEEYKISKTDAGLFYHFALSASGYNYLEVPKSKQPHGSKLQNRPDTVPSPTGEPAPFYADSFQKGMKSRQEVLLDPSVDTWDDGFKNPIDAVIILAADSPADLANAQLEISKELADIGAIATIETGLTLRRKFETTVNGTDIQKQFGNVVEHFGYADGVSQPAFLKKQLEGVSKKYWQNPGAPLKLVLIDDPNGTPSVSFGSFLVFRKLEQNVKGFKTAEAKLALSLGLPKELGGAMAVGRYEDGTPLVLQPGDGGWAESTNPTIPNDFNYSGDPDALKCPFHAHIRKSNPRLESVGSFAESNEVELGHRIARRGITYGGPLSTSSDLEELPTGGVGLLFMCYQSDIWEQFEFIQRLWCNNPNFLEPGKSDITSTPANPNYDKTGLDAVIGQQQGEKFDPVIGEAPRSPQNWPKEWGKPTHKPTIEPENQFGQFVTLKGGEYFFSPSITFLKTLPSLTFEEEPSEIDC